ATGCGCGCGCGCCGCGTTTTTGCCACCGAAGACAACAACCTGGCCCTGGCCTTACGGCTGAACGGGGCCTGGATGGGCAGCGTTTTGAACACTACCGGCACTTTGCCCGCGGTGGTAGATTTTGTTGACCCCGACCCGGAGCCGTTGACGCTATACCTTTACGACGGCAATCTGCCTCTTGCCGCCATGCCTGTGGCCGCCTCCACCGGACAATGGTCAACCACGGTCAACGCTCTGCCGGGACACTTCTTTTGGGTCAAGGCGGTCCAGGCCGACGGCGATGCCGCCTACAGCGCGCCGGTGTGGATCGAAGGCCAGGCCCCGCCGGATACCATTTACCTCAACGAAATCCTGCCCGCGCCCAGAGATTGGGATTGGGACGGCAACGGCGAGGCTACCTATCAGGACGAGTGGATTGAACTTTTTAATCCCCTGGAGCGGCCGGTGGGCCTGGGCGGCTGGCGGCTGGCCGATAGCTCCGGCTGGGTTTACGACATTCCGCTGGGCGTGGTCATCCCTGCCGGGGGGTTTGCCACGTTCTACCACCACCAGACCGGCTTTTCCCTGAACAACGACGGCGATACGATCACCTTAATTCACCCCAACGGCAATTTGATCGACGCTTTCAGTTACCCCCACACCCCCGGCTACGATGAAACATGGTGTCGCCTGCCCGACGGCCATGCTGATTGGAGCGAGGATTGCGGCCCCTCGCCCAACGCGGCTAATTGGGCACGCGCCTCGGCCGGGCCTCTGCAAGCCAACATCTTTGAGGCCAAACGGTTGGCGCTTGGGGCATGGGTCAAAGTTAAAGGCAGGGTAACGGCTCCGCCGGGGGTGTTGGGTAAGCGAAACATGTATATTCAAGATGACACGGCAGGCATTTTGATTTATCTGCCGGAAGATCACCGCTATTTCAACTTGGGCGATAAGGTGGAAGTAAAAGGTACTCTAAAAATATATCACGAAGAATTTGAAATTGCAGTAAACGAGCGTAGCGACATCAAATTTCTGGAAGCCGGGTTCCCACCGCCACCATTGCCTCTTGCCACCACCTCGCTGCTGGAACCTTACGAGGGAATGCTGGTGATGCTGCAAGGTCAGGCCGTGCAATTCCAGGGAAGGTCAACCCTCTGGCTGGATGACAACACCGGCTGGGCCAAAGTTTACCTCCGGCAAAGCACCGGCATCAGAAAACCCTTCATTAAGGTTGGCACACCCGTTACCGCCACCGGCATTGTCAGCCAATATTCTGAAGATGAAGACGCTCCTTCCCGCAACGATTACCGCCTGTTGCTACGCTACCAAACCGACCTGGTTTTGCCAGAACCGGCTCAGTCTCCCAACAGTTGGCCTATACTCTTACCGGAAACGGGATATTAAAGCCTTAAAACAAAAAAATCCCCCGGGTGGGGGCAGCACCCGGGGGTAATGAAAGGAGGAGGAGGAAAAATAAAACACTAAAAACTAAATCACTCTTATGCTCTTATTATAACAGAAATCAAAATTTTGAAAACCCCAATTTTTGGGGGTTTTTGAATCTCTTACCTGAAATCAATCCTCTTTGGCCCCGGCTAGACCAGCAATATCAAACAACCCATTAGTCACAATGAAAGTAAGCTTTTTGCCAATCATAGGGCATATAAGGTATAATTTCGTGTCCATCACTTAAAACTAGAAACAGAGGTTTTATACAAACATGCCTAAAAGGACATACCAACCCAAACGTCGCCACCGGGCCAGGGTGCACGGTTTTCGGGCGCGCATGGCTACCAGAGGGGGACGCAATGTTCTCAAAGCGCGGCGGACGCGCGGACGCAAAGTATTGGCTGTGCAACGACGGCATGCCAAGCGCACCAATTGGAACGCAGATTGAGATCGCTCTTGCCGACGACTCGGCACTCCTGCTTACTTGATGAGGCGACAACAACGATTACGCCGCAACAGTGATTTTCAGCAGGTGCGGCAGAATGGTAAGTTTTACGCCAGCCCCTTCATGGTGCTGGCTTTTCTACGAAATGACCTGGATTATAGCCGGTTTGGCTTTGTGGTCAGCAAACGGTTAGGTAAAGCGGTCCAAAGAAACAAAATCAAGCGGCGGATGCGTGAAGCCGTTCGCTTGCGGCTTACCCGGATAAAATCAGGGTTTGATCTGGTTTTTATCGCTCGACAACCCATTAGCCAGGCCGGCTATGCCGAAATTGAGCAAACGCTGGAGTATTTGCTTAAAAAAGCCGGTTTATGGTTGTCTTAAGCGATATAAAAACTATAATAACCAGTAAGTTTTAGGGAATTGTCCGGTCACTTAATCAAGTGAAACAGTTAGTTTTAGCCTTAATTCGCTTTTACCAAAAGTTTATTTCACCGGCCTTACCGCCGAGTTGCCGGTTCTATCCAACCTGCTCTCACTATGGCTACCAAGCTATTGCCAAATACGGCCTGATCAAAGGAGGGTGGTTGGCCGCTAAACGGATTGCCCGCTGCCATCCGTTTAACCCGGGAGGATACGATCCTGTTCCCTGAAACGGGGTTTTGAGTATTTTAGCTAGAGAGGATAATACATATCTTGCGCGAGCAACTTTCAAAGATTTTACCCCTGGTTCTCATTGTTATTGCCAGTTATTTTCTATTTAACACTTTCAGGCTGTTCTTTTCACCGCCTGAAGAAGCAACACCGGCAGCAACAACAGAACCGGTAGCAACCCCAACGCCTTCTGTTCTCCCCCCAACAGCCGTAACCTCTACCGCTGCCGGATTAGGCGTTACCTTAGAAAAAATAGCGGGGACCAAAGATGTGGCCCTGGGCGAAGTTGTAACTTACACCGTTGTTATAAAAAATGAGGGAGCGGAAACCATCAATGCCACCCTCACCGATACTTTGCCCGAGGGTCTGGTTCTCCAAAAGGTGGTCTCAGCCACTCTCGGCGCTGTTGAAGCGCATGTTAATGATAACACGCTTTCCTGGCGGGGAAGTTTGGCGCAGGGCGAGGAGGCGAGCATTGTTTATGGCGCTATTCCTCCCTCCACTTCAACCCCCGGTCAAACCTTGAGCAATATAGCCAGTTTACAATTTGGCGGAGCCACGTTAGAGGCCGATGTTGCTGTTACCACTTATGAACCCAGTCGCAATATTTGGGACAGATTTGTCAACCTGCTGGCCCTCATTTTGGTCTGGTTCAACAATATTTTGGCCAAAGTAAACATTCCCTATTCCTTTGGTTTTGCCATTATTCTTTTTACCGTGATAGTGCGCGGGCTGACCTTTCCCCTGAACATGCAGCAAATCAAATCGTCTAAGGCCATGCAAGAGTTACAGCCAAAATTGAAGGAGCTGCAAGAAAAACATAAAAATGATCGGGAAAAGTTGGCTCAAGAGCAGATGGCCCTGTATAAGGAACATGGCGTTAATCCATTGGGAGGATGCCTTCCCATGCTGGTGCAGATGCCTATCTGGTTTGCCCTATATCAGAGCCTGCGACTGTTGTCCAGGGAAGGTTTACTAAATGAGGGCTTTTTCTGGATTCCCAGCCTGTCTGGCCCCGTATCGGATTGGGGAGGCGGCATCGAATGGCTGTGGCCTTTGCCCCCTTCAGTTGGTTGGCCCCACGCCATCGCTTATTTGGTTTTGCCGGTTCTGCTAGTAGTTTCCCAACTGTATATGCAGCAAATGATGACGACCCCCACCACCGATCCCCAACAAGCCTCGGTGCAATCAATCATGAAATTTATGCCGTTTATGTTCGGCTATTTTGCCTTGGTTGTCCCTTCGGGGTTGACCTTGTACTGGTTTGTCAGCAACCTGCTGGCCATTGTGCAACAATACTTTACCAAGTCTCAACTGCAACCGGCCACACCCACAGGAAAACCGGCAAAAGCCCCCGCCTCAACTAAAAACCCGGAACCTGTCCCGGTTTCGGCTGATTCGGCCTCTGCCAATCCAGGAGGAGATACAAAAAGTCAAAATGTCAGAAGTTCAAAACGAAAAAAACGACGCAAACGCTAAAACTGTTGAAATCAAGGCCAAAACAGTAGATGAAGCCATTCTGTTGGGTCTGGCCCAATTGGGTTTACCCCAGGAGCAAGTTAACATTGAAGTTATCAACGAAGGTAAACGAGGGGTTTTTGGACTTGGGTCCGAAGAAGCGCAGGTCCGGTTGACCCCCAAGGAACAACCCGATATCTCTCCACCTGATGAATCAGGCGTTTCTGACGAAGTCGCGGCTGTCGCGGCTGTCGCTATGGAAAAGCCGCTGTCTCATACCCAGGGTCAGGGCCAGCCGGAAAGTGTGGCGGAGGTAGCGGCAGAATATCTGGCTGGCCTTTTAGAACGAATGGGTATTGAGGCCCAGGTTACCACTCGCCTGGTCCCGGAGCTAGTTGAGGCCGACGAAGAACCGCCGCTGGTTTTAGATGTCACCGGAAGAGATCTGGGGATCCTGATTGGCCGTCGCAGCGAAACTTTGCAGGTGCTGCAATATATGGTGCGCTTGATGGTCAGCAAACACTTTAGTCGCTGGGAACCGGTGGTGGTTGATGTCGAGTCGTATCGGGTCCGCCGCCGCCGTTCATTGCAAAAAATGGCCGAAAAAATGGCCGAACGCGCCATAGCCACCAATCGCCGGGTGGTTCTGGAAGCAATGCCTGCTCACGAACGGCGTTTGATTCACCTGGCGCTGCGAGACCACCCCAAAGTATTCACCAAAAGTATCGGCAGCGATGACAACCGCAAGGTGACAATTATGCCAAGATAACGCTGCCCGCACCGCACAGTCCAACCCAACCCACCCCAAACGGGTGGGTTTTGTTTATCCAATCTTGGGCCGACGCCGTTTAGCCACCTTGCCATTTTGTTTGTCACTTCGGGCCATGTTACAATGGGCCTTGTTTGACGAATCCTGACAAAAACTCAATTTGTGACAATTACGTTTAATTTATGACCCAACAATCTGCCTTCATTTATAGCATCGCCAATCAAAAAGGAGGGGTGGGCAAAACAACCACCGCGGTTAACCTGGCCGCGTTTATTGCGGCTCGGCAAGCCCGGGTGCTGATTGTTGACGCTGATCCCCAATCCAATGCCACTTCCAGCTTGGGCGCTCAGTTGGAGGATAATAACCTTTCTTTGTATGACGTCCTCATCAATAAAGTCCCGCTCAAAGAAACAATCATCGCCACCAACCGAGAACGTTTATTTGTGGCCCCGGCTTCCCCGGAATTGGCTGCGGCTGAAGTGGAGTTAGTGCAGCATCTGGCCCGCGAAAATGTTTTGCAAAAGGCCCTAACCCCAATCCGCACCGAATACGATTTTATTTTTATTGATACCCCACCCAGCCTAGGCTTGCTCACCATCAACGCCCTGACCGCCTCTGATCATGGGGTGATTATTCCCGTCCAATGTGAATACCTGGCCTTGGAAGGACTCAGCCAATTGGTTTATACCATTAACCTGGTGCGAGACAGCCTGAACCCCAACCTGCATATTGCCGGGTTGGTGATGACTATGTATGATGGCCGCACCAACCTGGCCGCAGACGTAGTCAACGAGGTACGCGAACATTTCCCGGTTGAAATTTTCAAAACCATTATTCCCCGCAATGTTCGTCTCGGCGAGGCACCCAGTTACGGCGAAGATATTTTGGCGTATGCCCCAGACTCGGTTGGCTGCAAGGCTTACCGGGTGCTCACCGAAGAAGTGCTCAGCCGGGTGCGCCGGCAAATAACCGACAAATAAGAAGTTGCTTAAAAACAACTCATTTCTTTTCTTCCCAAACTGGGTTTGCTCCCAAACTGAGTTTGGGAGCAAGAAAGTGTAGGAACAAGAAAACCCAGAACACACTTGTGCAATCCTGTCTTAAACCTGGAAAGGAAAACTCAAATGACCAAAAAGCGAGGTTTGGGAAAAGGGCTAGGAGCTTTAATTCCCCACGGCCCGCCGGCGGTAAGTCCTGAAGTGCAGGCCGGGGCCATTACCGTGCCGGTTGACCAGATTGCGCCCAACCCTCACCAGCCCCGGCAGAACATGGACCAGGAAAAGTTGCAAGACCTGGCAAACTCCATTATCGAACACGGCCTGATCCAACCGCTGATTGTCACCCGGCATGGCACAATGTATCAGCTCATTGCGGGAGAACGGCGCTGGAGAGCCAGCCGGTTGGCCGGCTTGAGCGTGGTGCCGGTCATTGTCAAAGAAACCAGCCCCCAACAAATGCTGGAGCTGGCCATTGTTGAAAACATTCAGCGGGCCGATTTAAACCCCCTGGAAGAAGCCGATGCCTACACCCAATTGATGGAAGAATTTGGCCTCACTCAAGAAGCCGTGGCCGAACGCGTGGGCAAAAGCCGGACCGCCGTCGCCAACACCGTGCGGCTTTTGAATTTGCCGGAAGAAATCAAAGCGGCGCTGGCCGCAGGCAAAATTTCAGAGGGACATGCCCGTACCCTTTTAAGCCTGAAGAAACAGCGCGACCAACTGAACGCGCTGGAAACAATTATTAAACGCGAATTGAACGTGCGCCAAACCGAAACCCTGGTGCGGCAGCTTCTTTCCGGCGATGAAGCGCCCAAGCCCAAACACCCCCCGCTCACGCCCCACGATAAAAGTATGCTCGCCAGGTTTGAGTCTCAACTGGGCACCAAAGTTGAGCTAACCCGTACCGATGAAGAGGCGGGGAAATTGGTTATTCATTTTTATTCTCAAGAAGAACTGCAAGCGATTTTTGACGCCATTTTGGGTGAGGGCGAACAATTATAAATTTATCTTGACTTCAAATCAAAAAGGCCATCTACCGGTTTGGAGATGGCCTTTTTTGTCAAGGAACGAAAAGCATACTTTTTGACCTTCACTCATCACTCTTTGGCCAGTTTGACCTCTTCCAACGCTTCCAGTTGATCCTGTAAAATACGCACCTCTTCATCAACCTCCGCCGAAAGATGGCCGTAATCGGCCACGTGGTTGGTGGATTGGCCGGTCAGTATCTGCGAATAGATAGTGCCCAGCGCCGAGAGGGTGCTTTCAATTTGAATTTCGGCCCTTTTCATCATGCGCTGCAACTGTTCCAGTGAAGCCAGTTGGTTTTTACGATTGGTCAGGGTGCGCTGCAATTCGGCGCGGGTGGCCTCATCGGTTTCCTGGGCCAGCCGGACTTTCAAATCGGCAATATATTGCGGCACCGACTCTAAATCGTGGCGGAGTAAGGTATTGTGCTGGTAGCGGTCAACCCGCCCGGCTAAATCCGCAATCGCCTGGGTCCAGTCATCAACCTGCCGGGCCAAATCCTGTAAACGCGCTTCAGCTATCCCCCCACTTGTAGCCGCCAGCACGGCACTAATTTGCTCCCGGTAAGCCAGAGCTTTGTCCAGATGGGCTTGGAGGGTTTTGCTGGTTAAATTTTTTCCGGCCACCGACTCCTGTCTGGCGGGGGCCTGTACTGCCTCACGAATGATAGCCGGTTGTTCTTCTGTCTCGTCCGTTTCAGGCTCAACAACGGCTTGGTCGTCATCGCCGCCAATCAAAACAACCCAAAAATGGATACCCAACCCCATTCCCCAGGCTGCCGCCGGAAATAGAAACCAGAGATAAGAGGAGGTGAGGGCATTGATAATGCCCAAAGCCCCTATCACGGACACATAGGCGCTCAAGTGATCCCAAAAATCGCGCCACTTCCCGCTGAGCCGGGGCAAAGAACGGATAACCAGATTCCAAAAATGGATACTTAAGCCTATGCCCCAAGCCGCCGCCGGAAATAAAAACCAGGGATAAGAGGGGGAGGTGAGGGCATTGATAATGCCCAACGCGCCAATGACCATCACATAAGGGCCAAGATG
The Anaerolineae bacterium genome window above contains:
- the rpmH gene encoding 50S ribosomal protein L34, with amino-acid sequence MPKRTYQPKRRHRARVHGFRARMATRGGRNVLKARRTRGRKVLAVQRRHAKRTNWNAD
- the rnpA gene encoding ribonuclease P protein component; the protein is MRRQQRLRRNSDFQQVRQNGKFYASPFMVLAFLRNDLDYSRFGFVVSKRLGKAVQRNKIKRRMREAVRLRLTRIKSGFDLVFIARQPISQAGYAEIEQTLEYLLKKAGLWLS
- the yidD gene encoding membrane protein insertion efficiency factor YidD, which codes for MKQLVLALIRFYQKFISPALPPSCRFYPTCSHYGYQAIAKYGLIKGGWLAAKRIARCHPFNPGGYDPVP
- the yidC gene encoding membrane protein insertase YidC; amino-acid sequence: MREQLSKILPLVLIVIASYFLFNTFRLFFSPPEEATPAATTEPVATPTPSVLPPTAVTSTAAGLGVTLEKIAGTKDVALGEVVTYTVVIKNEGAETINATLTDTLPEGLVLQKVVSATLGAVEAHVNDNTLSWRGSLAQGEEASIVYGAIPPSTSTPGQTLSNIASLQFGGATLEADVAVTTYEPSRNIWDRFVNLLALILVWFNNILAKVNIPYSFGFAIILFTVIVRGLTFPLNMQQIKSSKAMQELQPKLKELQEKHKNDREKLAQEQMALYKEHGVNPLGGCLPMLVQMPIWFALYQSLRLLSREGLLNEGFFWIPSLSGPVSDWGGGIEWLWPLPPSVGWPHAIAYLVLPVLLVVSQLYMQQMMTTPTTDPQQASVQSIMKFMPFMFGYFALVVPSGLTLYWFVSNLLAIVQQYFTKSQLQPATPTGKPAKAPASTKNPEPVPVSADSASANPGGDTKSQNVRSSKRKKRRKR
- a CDS encoding protein jag; the encoded protein is MSEVQNEKNDANAKTVEIKAKTVDEAILLGLAQLGLPQEQVNIEVINEGKRGVFGLGSEEAQVRLTPKEQPDISPPDESGVSDEVAAVAAVAMEKPLSHTQGQGQPESVAEVAAEYLAGLLERMGIEAQVTTRLVPELVEADEEPPLVLDVTGRDLGILIGRRSETLQVLQYMVRLMVSKHFSRWEPVVVDVESYRVRRRRSLQKMAEKMAERAIATNRRVVLEAMPAHERRLIHLALRDHPKVFTKSIGSDDNRKVTIMPR
- a CDS encoding ParA family protein, whose amino-acid sequence is MTQQSAFIYSIANQKGGVGKTTTAVNLAAFIAARQARVLIVDADPQSNATSSLGAQLEDNNLSLYDVLINKVPLKETIIATNRERLFVAPASPELAAAEVELVQHLARENVLQKALTPIRTEYDFIFIDTPPSLGLLTINALTASDHGVIIPVQCEYLALEGLSQLVYTINLVRDSLNPNLHIAGLVMTMYDGRTNLAADVVNEVREHFPVEIFKTIIPRNVRLGEAPSYGEDILAYAPDSVGCKAYRVLTEEVLSRVRRQITDK
- a CDS encoding ParB/RepB/Spo0J family partition protein; amino-acid sequence: MTKKRGLGKGLGALIPHGPPAVSPEVQAGAITVPVDQIAPNPHQPRQNMDQEKLQDLANSIIEHGLIQPLIVTRHGTMYQLIAGERRWRASRLAGLSVVPVIVKETSPQQMLELAIVENIQRADLNPLEEADAYTQLMEEFGLTQEAVAERVGKSRTAVANTVRLLNLPEEIKAALAAGKISEGHARTLLSLKKQRDQLNALETIIKRELNVRQTETLVRQLLSGDEAPKPKHPPLTPHDKSMLARFESQLGTKVELTRTDEEAGKLVIHFYSQEELQAIFDAILGEGEQL
- a CDS encoding pentapeptide repeat-containing protein — protein: MGYEQLNQVIKTARRQGKTPDLRRVDLAGADLKGFDLAGVDLSEANLSRTNLRKTRLTGANLSGVDLSHANLKKADLRQARLDGANLTAANLDRANLAHSTMQGANLEATNLDGADMTGVNLSEARLRRTNLSQGQAKPDWRGFLQHLGPYVMVIGALGIINALTSPSYPWFLFPAAAWGIGLSIHFWNLVIRSLPRLSGKWRDFWDHLSAYVSVIGALGIINALTSSYLWFLFPAAAWGMGLGIHFWVVLIGGDDDQAVVEPETDETEEQPAIIREAVQAPARQESVAGKNLTSKTLQAHLDKALAYREQISAVLAATSGGIAEARLQDLARQVDDWTQAIADLAGRVDRYQHNTLLRHDLESVPQYIADLKVRLAQETDEATRAELQRTLTNRKNQLASLEQLQRMMKRAEIQIESTLSALGTIYSQILTGQSTNHVADYGHLSAEVDEEVRILQDQLEALEEVKLAKE